The following proteins are encoded in a genomic region of Streptomyces sp. SLBN-31:
- a CDS encoding NAD(P)-binding domain-containing protein, translated as MHRPGRARQAVSDGAGLTAVACEGNRPWPCSAVWPRGWDECGPAQLPASCPAPLSRVLGCSAPTTVEEVIMRIGIIGAGNVGGGLATAATAAGHEVAVAAAHQAHAAKVAEQAGAAVAADPAEAVQGADLVMLAVPAAAAAGVLGRLGDAAAPGTAVVDVTNPLNDTFSDLTTSGISHAEQLAAAAPQLKLVKAFNTILASRLSNPSEDGQPLDGFYAGDDEAAKATVAQLLGSLGFRPIDVGGLRMARALEEMAFLNITLNARNGWSWQSGWKLVGPVSRTTA; from the coding sequence ATGCACCGGCCCGGGCGCGCACGCCAGGCTGTGAGCGATGGCGCGGGCCTGACCGCCGTGGCCTGCGAAGGAAACCGGCCGTGGCCGTGCAGTGCTGTCTGGCCGCGCGGTTGGGATGAATGCGGCCCGGCGCAGCTCCCCGCATCGTGTCCTGCCCCTCTCTCGCGGGTACTCGGCTGCTCTGCGCCAACCACGGTGGAGGAGGTCATCATGCGTATTGGGATCATCGGGGCCGGCAACGTCGGTGGCGGCCTGGCCACGGCGGCCACCGCGGCGGGCCACGAGGTCGCCGTCGCTGCCGCGCACCAGGCCCACGCGGCCAAGGTGGCCGAGCAGGCCGGTGCCGCAGTCGCGGCCGACCCGGCGGAGGCTGTCCAAGGCGCGGATTTGGTGATGCTGGCCGTACCGGCCGCAGCCGCCGCTGGGGTGCTGGGCCGGCTGGGTGACGCCGCCGCTCCCGGCACAGCGGTCGTGGATGTCACCAACCCGCTCAACGACACGTTCAGCGACCTGACCACCTCCGGTATCAGCCACGCCGAGCAACTGGCTGCGGCCGCGCCGCAGTTGAAGCTGGTCAAGGCGTTCAACACGATTCTGGCCTCGCGGCTGAGCAATCCCAGTGAGGATGGTCAGCCGCTGGACGGCTTCTACGCGGGCGACGACGAGGCGGCCAAGGCCACGGTGGCGCAGCTGCTCGGCTCACTGGGGTTCCGGCCGATCGATGTCGGCGGTCTACGCATGGCACGCGCGCTGGAGGAAATGGCGTTCCTGAACATCACCCTCAACGCCCGCAACGGGTGGTCGTGGCAGAGCGGCTGGAAGCTCGTAGGCCCCGTCAGTCGAACCACGGCGTAG
- a CDS encoding DUF2249 domain-containing protein — protein MSTLTIASDPQDAAAAEAVEAHHTQLAGDLAGRVAILIEAADREPAAVDRVRTDLVSFCDRDLLPHAAAEEKALYPVAHDLPAARLLIDGMLAEHRRLAALVDALRTAASPVRAAADGRALQVLFEEHLEKENTLVLPLLAGAPDISLSGLLAGMHELLGHEHGTAGEAATTGGGCGGACGCGGSNETEVPELDVREVPHSLRHATVFGAIAAVPSGQSMVLVAPHDPLPLLGQIEDRHPGAFAVEYLQRGPEAWRLLLTHR, from the coding sequence ATGAGCACCCTGACCATCGCATCGGACCCGCAGGACGCGGCGGCCGCCGAAGCCGTCGAGGCGCACCACACGCAACTGGCGGGTGACCTGGCCGGGCGGGTCGCGATACTGATCGAGGCCGCCGACCGCGAGCCGGCGGCGGTCGACCGGGTCCGTACGGACCTGGTGTCCTTCTGCGACCGCGACCTGCTGCCGCACGCGGCCGCCGAGGAGAAGGCGCTCTACCCCGTCGCCCACGACCTGCCCGCCGCCCGCCTCCTGATCGACGGCATGCTCGCCGAGCACCGCAGGCTGGCCGCGCTCGTCGACGCGCTGCGCACCGCCGCTTCGCCCGTGCGGGCGGCGGCCGACGGCCGGGCACTGCAGGTGCTCTTCGAGGAACACCTGGAGAAGGAGAACACCCTCGTCCTGCCCCTGCTGGCCGGCGCCCCCGACATCTCCCTCTCCGGACTCCTCGCGGGTATGCACGAACTCCTCGGCCACGAGCACGGCACTGCCGGCGAAGCGGCCACCACCGGAGGCGGCTGCGGAGGCGCCTGTGGCTGCGGCGGCTCCAACGAGACCGAGGTGCCCGAGCTGGACGTACGCGAAGTCCCCCACTCACTGAGGCACGCCACGGTGTTCGGCGCGATCGCCGCGGTGCCCTCCGGGCAGTCGATGGTCCTGGTGGCGCCGCACGACCCGCTGCCTCTGCTGGGCCAGATCGAGGACCGCCACCCGGGCGCGTTCGCGGTGGAGTACCTCCAGCGCGGCCCGGAGGCATGGCGTCTGCTGCTCACCCACCGCTGA
- a CDS encoding response regulator transcription factor: MTEPTSPAGTIRILLADDHALVRRGVRLILDQEPDLEVVAEAGDGAEAIDMARTHDIDLAVLDIAMPRMTGLQAARELAALKPDLRILMLTMHDNEQYFFQALKAGASGYVLKSVADRDLVAACRAAMRDEPFLYPGAVTALIRNYLDRARQGEETPDRVLTPREEEVLKLVAEGHSSKEIADLLFISIKTVQRHRANLLQKLGLRDRLELTRYAIRVGLIEP, translated from the coding sequence ATGACTGAACCGACCTCGCCCGCCGGGACGATCCGCATCCTGCTCGCCGACGATCACGCACTGGTCCGCCGAGGGGTGAGACTCATCCTCGATCAGGAACCGGACCTCGAAGTGGTCGCGGAGGCCGGTGACGGCGCCGAGGCCATCGACATGGCCCGCACCCACGACATCGACCTGGCGGTGCTCGACATCGCCATGCCCCGCATGACCGGCCTGCAGGCCGCCCGCGAACTGGCCGCCCTCAAGCCGGACCTGCGGATTCTGATGCTCACCATGCACGACAACGAGCAGTACTTCTTCCAGGCCCTGAAGGCCGGGGCCAGTGGGTATGTGCTGAAGTCCGTCGCCGACCGGGACCTGGTCGCCGCCTGCCGGGCCGCGATGAGAGACGAGCCCTTCCTGTATCCCGGCGCGGTCACCGCGCTGATCCGCAACTACCTCGACCGCGCGCGCCAGGGCGAGGAAACCCCCGACCGGGTCCTGACTCCGAGGGAGGAAGAGGTCCTCAAGCTGGTGGCCGAGGGGCATTCCTCCAAGGAGATCGCCGACCTGCTGTTCATCAGCATCAAGACAGTGCAGCGCCACCGCGCCAACCTGCTGCAGAAACTCGGCCTGCGCGACCGTCTCGAACTCACCCGGTACGCCATCCGCGTCGGCCTCATCGAACCCTGA
- a CDS encoding rod shape-determining protein yields the protein MTGASHPHTAAPHRPWPVCRGCCGIALDMGSARTRAWLAGRGVVVDVPTVTFAGTGALYPVQRGTIVDTPGCARMLQRLLADRLPRATRPMVVLTAPVLDGVAYRTEARTAVDVLRPRCVLTVPSARAIAVAAGADLSRPLMVVDIGAHLTEVVLLDDGAVADARRTALGTEDLGASATPERIAEAVASMLTSMLHQDRTSLTVDALHRRILLAGGGALRPEITHHLTGRLHEPPRVVPAPHTAAVRGAAELLQTAHTHPSTARHCLPTADRR from the coding sequence ATGACCGGCGCGTCCCACCCGCACACCGCCGCCCCGCACCGGCCCTGGCCGGTATGCCGGGGCTGCTGCGGCATCGCCCTGGACATGGGCAGCGCCCGCACCCGGGCCTGGCTGGCGGGCAGAGGTGTCGTGGTCGACGTGCCCACCGTGACCTTCGCCGGGACGGGCGCGCTGTATCCCGTCCAGCGCGGCACCATCGTCGACACCCCGGGATGTGCCCGCATGCTGCAGCGCCTCCTCGCCGACCGCCTGCCCCGCGCCACCCGCCCCATGGTCGTCCTCACCGCTCCCGTCCTGGACGGCGTCGCCTACCGCACGGAGGCTCGTACGGCGGTCGACGTACTGCGGCCGCGGTGCGTTCTGACCGTGCCCAGCGCCCGGGCCATCGCCGTGGCGGCCGGGGCGGACCTGTCCCGTCCGCTGATGGTGGTGGACATCGGCGCCCACCTCACCGAAGTCGTCCTGCTGGACGACGGGGCCGTCGCCGACGCACGCCGTACCGCCCTGGGCACCGAGGACCTCGGCGCATCCGCCACACCCGAGCGGATCGCCGAGGCCGTGGCCTCAATGCTCACCTCGATGCTCCACCAGGACCGCACCTCGCTCACCGTCGACGCTCTCCACCGCCGGATCCTCCTGGCGGGTGGAGGCGCCCTGCGTCCCGAGATCACCCATCACCTCACCGGACGGCTGCACGAGCCGCCGCGCGTGGTCCCGGCCCCGCACACAGCAGCCGTACGCGGCGCCGCCGAACTCCTGCAAACCGCTCACACCCACCCCTCCACTGCCCGCCATTGCCTGCCAACTGCCGACCGCCGCTAA
- the secD gene encoding protein translocase subunit SecD, protein MRRSLRVKALLSLAVIAVSLYIAVTVPVRLGLDLRGGTQIVLQTRSTATIDADRETTDRTLEVLRGRIDALGVAEPTLVRSGDNRIIAELPGVQDPKKAADVLGRTAQLTFHPVLGAADRADDTSPPLPKRPNERVLPDETGTSLRLGAAALTGEHVKEAAARFDQQSGAGWHVTIDFDGRGRDGWARLTGEAACHPAGEPARRVAIVLDDRVISSPQVDPAVPCGTGIRDGATQITGSFNPEEARELSLLINGGALPVPVETVEQRTVGPTLGAQAITASAWAAAIGTALTSLFIIGVYRLMGVLAAVALACYGLISYAALAALGATLTLPGLAGFVLAIGMAVDANVLVFERAREEYASRRRASTRSALAAGFRNAFGAVADSNITTLIAATLLFFLASGPVRGFGVTLGIGVLASMFSALVITRVLAEYAVARPVLRRRPGLTGIANTGAVRDRLTRRNPHPMRRPRRWLATSAAALVLAAAGIAVRGVDLGVEFTGGRLIEYATSAPVDPDRARTALADAGFPRAIVHSSGDTNLTVRTDRLTNAEETEVTGTVRGLADGADKVRDELIGPSLGDELRRGALIALAVALATQLVYLAARFRWLFGTAAVAALVHDAVILVGVFAWLGKPLDGVFLAALLTVIGYSVNDSVVLFDRVRELARRSPKAPLSGIANQAILQTLPRTVNTGMGAAFILTALAVLGGSSLTDFALALLIGLAVGTYSSVFTAAPLAVALHRRGDPTPISSRP, encoded by the coding sequence TTGCGCCGTTCCCTGCGCGTGAAGGCACTGCTCTCCCTCGCCGTGATCGCCGTATCCCTGTACATCGCCGTCACTGTGCCGGTCCGCCTCGGACTCGACCTGCGTGGCGGCACCCAGATCGTGCTGCAGACCCGCTCCACCGCCACCATCGACGCCGACCGCGAGACCACCGACCGCACCCTGGAGGTGCTGCGCGGCCGCATCGACGCGCTCGGCGTCGCCGAACCCACCCTCGTCCGCTCCGGCGACAACCGGATCATCGCGGAACTGCCCGGCGTACAGGACCCGAAGAAGGCCGCCGATGTCCTGGGCCGTACCGCGCAGCTCACCTTCCACCCCGTGCTCGGCGCAGCCGACCGCGCCGACGACACCTCCCCGCCCCTTCCCAAGCGGCCGAACGAGCGTGTCCTGCCCGACGAGACCGGTACATCACTGCGCCTCGGGGCGGCGGCCCTGACCGGCGAACACGTCAAGGAGGCCGCCGCCCGCTTCGACCAGCAGAGCGGCGCCGGGTGGCACGTCACCATCGACTTCGATGGCCGCGGCCGCGACGGCTGGGCCCGCCTGACCGGCGAGGCCGCGTGCCACCCGGCGGGTGAGCCGGCGCGGCGCGTCGCCATCGTCCTCGACGACAGGGTCATCTCCTCACCCCAGGTGGACCCCGCCGTCCCGTGCGGCACCGGCATCCGCGACGGCGCCACGCAGATCACGGGCTCCTTCAACCCCGAGGAAGCCCGTGAGCTCTCCCTGCTCATCAACGGCGGGGCGCTGCCCGTGCCGGTCGAGACCGTCGAGCAGCGCACCGTTGGACCGACCCTGGGCGCGCAGGCCATCACCGCCAGCGCCTGGGCTGCGGCCATCGGCACGGCGCTGACCTCGCTGTTCATCATCGGCGTCTACCGGCTCATGGGTGTACTGGCGGCCGTCGCCCTGGCCTGCTACGGGCTCATCTCCTACGCCGCCCTGGCCGCCCTCGGCGCCACCCTGACCCTGCCGGGACTGGCCGGTTTCGTCCTGGCGATCGGCATGGCCGTGGACGCCAACGTGCTGGTCTTCGAACGCGCCCGTGAGGAGTACGCGTCCCGCCGCCGCGCAAGTACCCGCTCGGCGCTGGCGGCCGGATTCCGCAACGCCTTCGGTGCCGTCGCCGACTCCAACATCACCACGCTGATCGCGGCCACTCTGCTGTTCTTCCTCGCGTCCGGGCCCGTACGGGGCTTCGGTGTCACCCTCGGCATCGGCGTGCTCGCCTCCATGTTCAGCGCCCTGGTGATCACACGCGTGCTCGCCGAGTACGCCGTCGCCCGCCCCGTCCTGCGCCGCCGTCCCGGTCTCACCGGTATCGCCAATACGGGCGCCGTCCGCGACCGCCTCACCCGCCGCAACCCCCACCCGATGCGTCGTCCCCGCCGCTGGCTGGCCACCTCGGCCGCAGCCCTCGTCCTGGCCGCCGCGGGCATCGCGGTCCGTGGCGTCGACCTCGGTGTGGAGTTCACCGGTGGCCGTCTCATCGAGTACGCCACCAGCGCTCCCGTCGATCCCGACCGGGCCAGAACGGCGCTCGCGGACGCCGGATTCCCCCGTGCGATCGTGCACTCCTCCGGTGACACCAACCTGACGGTGCGCACGGATCGGTTGACCAACGCCGAGGAGACCGAGGTGACCGGCACCGTGCGCGGCCTCGCCGACGGGGCGGACAAGGTCCGTGACGAACTGATCGGCCCCAGCCTCGGCGACGAGCTGCGCCGGGGCGCCCTGATCGCGCTGGCCGTGGCCCTCGCCACGCAGCTCGTCTACCTCGCGGCGCGCTTCCGTTGGCTGTTCGGCACCGCCGCGGTCGCGGCCCTCGTCCACGACGCGGTGATCCTCGTAGGCGTCTTCGCCTGGCTGGGCAAGCCCCTCGACGGGGTGTTCCTTGCCGCCCTGCTCACTGTCATCGGCTACTCGGTCAACGACTCCGTCGTCCTCTTCGACCGTGTCAGGGAACTGGCCCGAAGATCCCCCAAGGCGCCGCTGTCCGGCATCGCCAACCAGGCGATCCTGCAGACGCTGCCCCGCACGGTGAACACCGGCATGGGCGCCGCGTTCATCCTCACCGCTCTCGCCGTACTCGGCGGGTCCTCGCTCACCGACTTCGCCCTGGCCCTGCTGATCGGCCTGGCCGTCGGCACGTACTCCTCCGTCTTCACCGCCGCTCCGCTGGCCGTGGCACTTCACCGGCGCGGCGACCCGACCCCCATCTCAAGCAGGCCCTGA
- a CDS encoding STAS domain-containing protein produces the protein MRTNIIRHESMMVSYDVVNGWVVAEVDGEVDAHTAPMIRAAVIKLLDEGYRHFVLDLGFVTFMDSMGLGAMVAITKRIRESEGSLRIASVSGRVLRLFELSGMRKTYEIYPSTVEAAQTAPSPGSLARWPHPSPG, from the coding sequence GTGCGAACGAACATCATCCGGCACGAGAGCATGATGGTGAGCTACGACGTGGTCAACGGCTGGGTCGTCGCCGAGGTCGACGGTGAGGTCGATGCCCACACCGCCCCCATGATCCGCGCGGCGGTGATCAAGCTCCTCGATGAGGGGTACCGCCACTTCGTCCTGGACCTGGGCTTCGTCACCTTCATGGATTCGATGGGCCTGGGCGCGATGGTGGCGATCACCAAACGCATCCGTGAAAGCGAGGGCTCGCTGCGTATCGCGTCCGTCTCCGGCCGGGTGCTGCGGCTCTTCGAGCTCAGCGGCATGCGCAAGACCTACGAGATCTACCCCTCGACGGTGGAAGCGGCGCAGACCGCCCCCTCGCCCGGCAGCCTGGCCCGCTGGCCGCATCCGTCCCCCGGCTGA
- a CDS encoding sensor histidine kinase, with translation MSLFWRIFALNAVVLGTATALLLWAPVTVSVPVVLTEAIILVGGLAVMLVANAALLRLGLAPLDRLRKLMTTVDLLRPGQRLPASGGGEVAEVIRTFNAMLERLEQERATSSARALLAQEAERGRIAQELHDEVGQSMTAILLGLKRAADGAPAPLREDIHEVQEITRGSLDEIRRLVRRLRPGALDDLGLVSALTSLTEDFATHTGLRVTRRFDADLPVLASETELVLYRVAQESLTNVARHADAQQVTVALRHADDGVVLTVTDDGSGIKALREGAGIRGMRERALLIGGGLEITPAPRSGTRVQLTAPDARKQPDDD, from the coding sequence GTGTCGTTGTTCTGGCGGATCTTCGCCCTGAACGCCGTGGTGCTGGGAACGGCCACGGCGCTGCTGCTGTGGGCGCCGGTGACCGTTTCGGTGCCGGTTGTGCTCACCGAGGCGATCATCCTGGTCGGTGGCCTGGCCGTGATGCTGGTCGCCAATGCCGCCCTGCTGCGGCTCGGTCTGGCCCCGCTGGACCGGCTGAGGAAGCTGATGACCACCGTGGACCTGCTGCGCCCCGGCCAGCGCCTGCCCGCCTCCGGCGGCGGCGAGGTCGCCGAGGTGATCCGTACGTTCAACGCCATGCTGGAGCGGCTGGAGCAGGAGCGGGCCACCAGCAGTGCCCGGGCGCTGCTGGCCCAGGAGGCCGAACGCGGCCGTATCGCGCAGGAGTTGCACGACGAGGTCGGCCAGAGCATGACCGCGATCCTGCTGGGACTCAAACGCGCCGCGGACGGTGCTCCGGCACCGCTGCGCGAGGACATCCACGAGGTGCAGGAGATCACCCGAGGAAGCCTGGACGAGATCCGCCGCCTGGTGCGCCGGCTGCGACCCGGTGCGCTGGACGACCTGGGTCTGGTCAGCGCACTGACCTCGCTCACCGAGGACTTCGCCACCCATACGGGGCTGCGGGTCACCCGCCGTTTCGATGCCGATCTGCCGGTTCTGGCCTCGGAGACGGAACTGGTGCTCTACCGCGTGGCCCAGGAGTCCTTGACCAACGTCGCCCGGCACGCGGACGCCCAACAGGTCACCGTCGCCCTGCGCCACGCCGATGACGGCGTGGTGCTGACGGTCACCGACGACGGCTCCGGCATCAAGGCGCTCCGCGAAGGCGCCGGCATTCGCGGCATGCGCGAGCGGGCGCTGCTCATCGGGGGCGGCCTTGAGATCACCCCGGCCCCCCGCAGCGGCACCCGCGTCCAGCTCACCGCGCCCGATGCCAGGAAGCAGCCCGACGATGACTGA
- a CDS encoding metalloregulator ArsR/SmtB family transcription factor, translated as MTVENKGPLPGSGTNRVPLSRQRRGVLQYLRGQAAPVTASALARVCALHVNTVREHLDALVDDDLAVRERSSPSGRGRPAFRYRARPPQESPAREYAGLAAVLAAQIARSSSDPRRDALAAGEDWGRVLTAAQTPSADPKEARTRLLDLLDEIGFAPEADENARQVRLRRCPFVETAREHPGVICGVHEGLARAGLAALGGAPQGVELLPFAEPDACRLHLGMTERADDDDDTRRPTSPGTPGAHR; from the coding sequence ATGACCGTGGAAAATAAGGGGCCGCTTCCCGGCAGCGGAACGAACCGCGTACCGCTGTCCCGGCAGCGCCGCGGTGTCCTGCAGTACCTGCGCGGCCAGGCCGCCCCCGTCACCGCGAGCGCGCTCGCCCGGGTGTGCGCGCTGCACGTCAACACCGTCCGCGAGCACCTGGACGCCCTCGTCGACGACGACCTCGCCGTGCGTGAACGGTCCAGCCCCTCCGGCCGTGGCCGGCCCGCCTTCCGCTACCGGGCCCGCCCGCCACAGGAGTCACCCGCACGCGAATACGCCGGGCTCGCCGCCGTTCTCGCCGCGCAGATCGCCCGCTCCAGCTCCGACCCCCGCCGGGACGCCCTCGCCGCCGGCGAGGACTGGGGGCGTGTCCTCACCGCGGCGCAGACGCCGTCGGCGGACCCCAAGGAGGCGCGGACCCGGCTGCTGGACCTGCTCGACGAGATCGGCTTCGCGCCGGAAGCGGACGAGAACGCACGCCAAGTCCGCCTGAGACGCTGCCCGTTCGTGGAGACGGCACGTGAACACCCCGGTGTCATCTGCGGTGTTCACGAAGGCCTCGCCCGGGCCGGACTCGCCGCGCTGGGCGGCGCACCGCAGGGGGTCGAGCTGCTGCCCTTCGCCGAACCGGACGCCTGCCGACTGCACTTGGGCATGACCGAGCGTGCCGACGATGACGACGACACCAGGCGCCCGACATCGCCCGGCACCCCTGGGGCGCACCGGTGA
- a CDS encoding TraR/DksA C4-type zinc finger protein yields MALDVPRTEPHLFEARRRLEHARSTRLAQLQALDETGYTSEDYLLSEQKTAMERTLKEIDKAFTRIENGTYGTCLDCARPIPAERLEILPYTRLCVACQRRAT; encoded by the coding sequence ATGGCCCTCGATGTCCCCAGGACCGAACCCCATCTGTTCGAGGCACGCCGGCGCCTGGAACACGCCCGCAGTACCCGGCTGGCCCAACTGCAGGCCCTCGACGAGACCGGGTACACCTCGGAGGACTACCTGCTGTCCGAGCAGAAGACCGCCATGGAGCGAACCCTCAAAGAGATCGACAAGGCCTTCACCCGTATCGAGAACGGCACCTACGGAACCTGCCTGGACTGCGCCAGGCCCATCCCCGCGGAACGGCTGGAGATCCTCCCGTACACCCGCCTCTGCGTCGCCTGCCAGCGGCGCGCCACCTGA
- a CDS encoding TraR/DksA C4-type zinc finger protein, producing MVNYQTISQSTAPLSADDHAALRENLHEQRLFRQEQLRRLAGPVTSRTEDRLQQRAASQIEVHIKLAASARMVLADVESALARMDDGTYGRCRLCRRAIERERLMIVPQARYCARCQQVKEAIP from the coding sequence GTGGTGAATTACCAGACCATCAGCCAGAGCACGGCACCGCTGTCGGCCGACGACCATGCCGCCCTGCGCGAGAACCTGCACGAGCAGCGCCTGTTCCGACAGGAGCAGCTGCGCCGGCTCGCCGGACCGGTCACCTCCCGCACCGAGGACCGGCTCCAACAGCGGGCCGCCTCCCAGATAGAGGTGCACATCAAGCTCGCCGCCTCCGCCCGCATGGTCCTCGCCGACGTCGAATCAGCCCTTGCCCGTATGGATGACGGCACGTACGGCCGCTGTCGCCTGTGCCGCCGCGCCATCGAACGGGAGCGGCTGATGATCGTGCCGCAGGCCCGTTACTGCGCCCGCTGCCAGCAGGTCAAGGAGGCGATCCCATGA